A single Drosophila miranda strain MSH22 chromosome XR, D.miranda_PacBio2.1, whole genome shotgun sequence DNA region contains:
- the LOC108151321 gene encoding protein cueball, with protein sequence MLWCPSVLVPLIAVAACLPVLAIGTPLEWEFAITLKSKILFVDEFWRTLASAAHEFDELSALTFDETEELIYFNDQQHRNGSIFSLRRDALMASHIAEQAIQRTGNESVGGLAYDPLNRNLFWSDTLQKKIFFASIDSKVTETPKVLVDLSQEGARPDGVAVDVCRRKLYWTNSNITHPTVESIDLAGTNRQVIIDTDIDMPRGIVVDQLSDRIFWIDDLKGVFFALKSARLDGSDRQLVLHDKHHEPLNLAVTNDAIYWTDKTTKAVWSHPKVPIVKATTTTSPVKAEEEEATETIPDIEPEPVAEVSALLRVANLSEEARGIVARTGFYQRLQKDEHCANIVRKVKERLDLMTKKKQMRSLVDEKTAQLERDHCLNGGTYIADRVLCICPTGYKGSRCEIRECHNFCVHGTCEISDRAYPKCYCQPGFSGERCEISKCSGLCLNGGHCKLEDISEKPSCECPHNFAGERCEQNSTEICALFCRLLKHEADIYVPFGCHDICEELAKDASDKIAIPQYHHLEVCMTPSPWTSNVIIVLVLGIVSCFFLVAVIVHGFRRLYKPKRPRIRKTFVVRKQARTNSSGDTPLTNRPLATEQCEITIENCCNMNICETPCFDPKLVEQTLAKSSNCKEDKKILIHNMDDDLY encoded by the exons ATGTTATGGTGTCCGTCAGTTCTAGTGCCACTTATAGCTGTTGCCGCCTGTCTGCCTGTCCTGGCAATTGGAACACCTCTCGAATGGG AATTCGCCATCACCTTGAAGTCGAAAATACTGTTTGTCGATGAATTCTGGCGCACTTTGGCCTCGGCGGCCCACGAGTTCGATGAACTGTCCGCCCTGACCTTTGACGAAACGGAGGAGCTCATCTACTTCAACGATCAACAGCACCGGAATGGCAGCATATTCTCGCTGCGAAGAGATGCCCTGATGGCCTCCCACATAGCCGAGCAGGCGATACAGCGAACGGGGAATGAATCTGTGGGAGGATTGGCCTACGATCCGCTCAATCGGAACCTCTTCTGGTCGGACACGCTTCAGAAAAAGATCTTCTTTGCCTCGATCGATAGTAAAGTAACGGAGACGCCCAAAGTGTTGGTGGATCTAAGCCAGGAGGGTGCACGCCCCGACGGCGTGGCCGTGGATGTCTGTCGCAGAAAGCTCTATTGGACGAACTCCAACATCACGCATCCCACAGTGGAGAGCATCGATTTGGCTGGCACTAACCGCCAGGTGATTATCGACACGGACATCGATATGCCGCGTGGCATTGTGGTGGACCAATTGTCGGATCGCATCTTCTGGATCGACGATCTGAAGGGCGTGTTCTTCGCATTGAAAAGTGCGCGATTGGATGGCTCCGATCGCCAGTTGGTGCTGCACGACAAGCACCACGAACCCCTGAATCTTGCGGTGACCAATGATGCCATCTACTGGACGGACAAGACCACCAAGGCGGTGTGGAGTCATCCAAAGGTGCCCATTGTCAAGGCCACCACTACAACGAGTCCGGTTAAAGCAGAGGAGGAAGAGGCCACGGAGACCATCCCAGACATCGAACCAGAGCCCGTGGCAGAGGTCTCCGCCCTTCTTCGCGTGGCCAATCTCAGCGAGGAGGCACGCGGCattgtggcacgcactgggtTCTATCAGCGACTGCAGAAGGATGAACATTGCGCCAATATTGTCCGAAAGGTCAAGGAGCGACTAGATCTGATGACCAAGAAAAAGCAAATGCGCAGCCTCGTCGACGAGAAGACGGCCCAACTGGAGCGCGATCATTGCCTGAATGGCGGCACCTACATTGCAGATCGGGTGCTGTGCATCTGCCCGACAGGCTACAAGGGCTCGCGCTGCGAGATTCGCGAGTGCCACAACTTTTGTGTGCACGGCACCTGCGAGATCAGCGATCGAGCGTATCCAAAGTGCTACTGCCAGCCGGGATTCTCGGGTGAACGTTGCGAGATCAGCAAATGCTCGGGACTGTGCCTTAACGGCGGTCACTGCAAGCTGGAGGACATCTCTGAGAAGCCCAGCTGCGAGTGCCCCCATAATTTTGCGGGAGAGCGATGCGAGCAAAACTCCACGGAGATCTGTGCGTTATTTTGTCGCCTGCTAAAGCATGAGGCGGATATATATGTGCCCTTTGGTTGTCATGATAT TTGCGAGGAACTGGCCAAGGATGCAAGCGATAAGATCGCCATACCGCAGTATCACCATCTGGAGGTGTGCATGACGCCTAGTCCATGGACCAGCAATGTGATTATTGTCCTCGTTTTGGGCATAGTCTCGTGCTTCTTCCTGGTGGCCGTCATAGTACATGGCTTCCGTCGTCTGTACAAACCGAAGAGGCCACGCATCAGGAAGACATTTGTGGTACGAAAGCAGGCGCGCACGAACTCCTCCGGTGACACGCCACTGACCAATCGCCCACTGGCCACAGAGCAGTGCGAGATTACGATAGAGAACTGCTGCAACATGAATATCTGCGAGACG CCCTGTTTCGATCCTAAGCTGGTGGAGCAGACGCTAGCCAAGTCTTCCAATTGCAAGGAGGACAAGAAGATACTAATCCACAACATGGACGATGATCTGTACTAA
- the LOC108153190 gene encoding uncharacterized protein LOC108153190 isoform X1 → MNDAAFSGFYSGIGNQLHPPLHQQQQQQSQHQHQELSLSTPVHALEPDTNFTSFFDDDIVTCGSTSSYAVWLPIQLGNGNVPNGGINGANKAAAEVPFVQIHTTDLQQQAQPEKSYRNAFRRRTAEIKSEELIKSELAEAAAKERLNATPTPPTRNSSCASVEGKAMVQEAPILFRCPNCPFLSLCQVKSSQHVNNCFGTSAEQQRQCPGCPNIFYSSDALNVHLSLDHQLDDDEIVTLLGGTGTPPEATGNKQPLPKSRIFIKSVDCLREPLQDFLPLLQQNTDTPVTGNILDLLDEVGETPELASSTEQAAPPCQKPSQKISIKSVDVLREPALLTFNFQLPNGGQEMPLLADSNLVSVPVVGGEVEPEKPRQPKIYIRNVDILKEPMLLPSSLPAMGFNGGVATTIAMQNNGGAGGAASDVFQADTLLTPTGPLPGFEPSLAPLANMCSEPFPFDSVLSVSGGGGASALENTRFSALDLDFGVDFDHGIAPLLTEATPPPPPPPPVQSGLSELEQPVELQHYLPPAPSTTKQKIFIKNVDILKAPQRGTLHLRTVDELNFMTRNEVERLIVPNLEPMPKMEPLMDQQQQHTQPQSQPQPLDPLQLEPQNSQTLSEFQAPLSGSWPSEDSYDLAGDLECWPWIEEAVQEVIPLADPNETAAAAETQVEALPQSSDDFPQLYPSPPEAVQSGGEAVPPLVPVSASDGTAGAAAGSGPSSLPLPPLVPLAAEAGEKPGRIYVANNLLPAAVDPLPGGTSVRGRPYGTKLAAGSGGGKRKAAPGISQVAEGGKCQVEGCMFRFKSPATLEYHGRCHNDVLGSSQPMVCPECRSSEFSNWNCLHTHLWRTHQIDMELYCCQLCSFKTPIYSRLVNTHAKIHSEERNYKCEQCGKGFKNTKQLKNHRRLHRTQGLGMGKVSLQDQATADADAPPPPTAILHRCGDCGAAFKQRKTLREHLCKERNEQPQCSLCQRVFSSKSSLKLHLRSHQANKRFQCDTCEYEASDHNAFRRHLATHRDRKRYACPHCDFRAIQSTAFRIHLQKRHPEQELSSIIYKCDLCSFSSINQGLLLVHQAKHEHEASSPNQQPPTGVFPVSLHVAPPEAVALAVAVTEAVPVPGTVSTPSQIKVETSLLLAHSSTNVAKTQAVGPLVDVLQSS, encoded by the exons ATGAACGATGCGGCTTTCTCGGGCTTCTACAGCGGCATTGGCAACCAG CTGCACCCGCCCctccatcagcagcagcagcaacagagtcagcaccagcaccaggagCTGTCCCTGTCTACGCCCGTGCACGCCCTGGAGCCGGACACCAACTTCACCAGCTTCTTTGACGATGACATCGTGACCTGCGGCTCCACATCCTCCTACGCTGTCTGGCTGCCCATACAGCTGGGTAATGGCAATGTTCCCAATGGAGGCATCAATGGAGCGAACAAGGCAGCCGCAGAGGTTCCCTTTGTCCAGATCCACACCACGGacctgcagcagcaggcgcaGCCGGAGAAGAGCTATCGCAATGCCTTTCGCCGCAGGACGGCGGAGATCAAGTCCGAGGAGTTGATCAAATCCGAGCTGGCCGAGGCCGCGGCCAAGGAGCGCCTGaatgccacgcccacgccACCCACACGCAACTCCAGCTGCGCCAGTGTCGAGGGAAAGGCCATGGTGCAGGAGGCGCCGATTCTCTTCAGGTGTCCCAACTGCCCGTTTCTCAGCCTCTGCCAGGTGAAGTCCAGCCAGCACGTGAACAATTGTTTTGGAACCAGCGCCGAGCAGCAGAGACAGTGTCCAG GCTGCCCGAACATCTTCTATAGCAGCGATGCCCTCAATGTGCATCTCAGCCTGGACCACCAACTGGATGACGATGAGATTGTGACCCTGCTAGGTGGCACAGGCACACCCCCTGAAGCGACCGGCAATAAGCAGCCTCTGCCCAAGAGCCGAATCTTCATCAAGAGCGTGGACTGCCTGAGGGAGCCCCTCCAGGATTTCCTACCCCTTCTGCAGCAGAATACCGATACTCCAGTCACTGGCAACATTCTCGATCTACTCGATGAAGTGGGAGAGACACCGGAACTGGCGTCCAGCACTGAACAAGCGGCGCCGCCCTGCCAGAAGCCCAGCCAGAAGATATCCATTAAGAGCGTGGACGTGCTGAGGGAGCCTGCGCTGCTGACCTTTAATTTTCAGCTGCCCAATGGCGGCCAGGAGATGCCTCTGCTGGCGGACAGCAATCTCGTGAGTGTGCCAGTGGTGGGGGGCGAGGTGGAACCGGAGAAGCCGCGTCAGCCCAAGATCTATATCAGAAACGTGGACATCCTCAAGGAGCCGATGTTGCTGCCCTCCTCCCTGCCCGCCATGGGCTTCAATGGAGGCGTGGCCACAACAATAGCGATGCAGAATAATGGTGGAGCAGGAGGAGCTGCCAGCGATGTCTTCCAGGCGGATACGTTACTCACGCCAACTGGTCCGCTGCCAGGATTCGAGCCCAGCCTGGCGCCACTGGCCAACATGTGCTCCGAACCATTTCCCTTTGATTCCGTGCTGAGTGTGAGCGGAGGTGGTGGTGCCTCCGCTCTGGAAAACACGCGCTTCAGTGCCTTGGACTTGGATTTTGGCGTAGATTTTGACCATGGCATAGCGCCACTGCTCACAGAGGCCACCcctccgccaccgccgccgccgccagtGCAGTCCGGACTTTCGGAACTGGAGCAGCCCGTTGAACTGCAGCACTACCTGCCGCCGGCTCCGAGCACCACGAAGCAGAAGATTTTCATTAAGAACGTGGACATCCTGAAGGCTCCCCAGCGGGGAACCCTCCACCTGCGCACCGTCGACGAGCTCAATTTTATGACCCGCAATGAGGTGGAGCGCCTGATAGTACCCAACCTGGAACCCATGCCAAAAATGGAGCCCCTAatggaccagcagcagcagcacacgCAGCCGCagtcgcagccgcagccgctggACCCTCTGCAGCTGGAGCCGCAGAACTCTCAGACGCTTAGCGAGTTCCAGGCTCCTCTGAGCGGCAGCTGGCCGAGCGAGGACAGCTACGACCTGGCCGGGGATCTGGAGTGCTGGCCCTGGATCGAGGAGGCAGTTCAAGAGGTCATACCCCTGGCTGATCCAAATGAGACTGCCGCTGCAGCCGAAACACAAGTGGAGGCCCTTCCACAGTCCTCGGATGATTTCCCCCAGTTGTATCCCTCACCGCCAGAAGCAGTACAGAGCGGAGGAGAAGCAGTGCCTCCCCTGGTGCCCGTCAGCGCCTCAGATGGCACTGCAGGCGCTGCCGCAGGCTCCGGCCCGAGCAGTCTGCCCCTTCCTCCCCTGGTTCCTCTGGCGGCGGAGGCGGGCGAGAAGCCGGGACGCATCTATGTGGCCAACAATCTGCTGCCCGCCGCCGTGGATCCGCTGCCGGGTGGAACTTCTGTGCGCGGGCGTCCCTATGGAACCAAGCTGGCTGCAGGAAGCGGCGGAGGAAAACGAAAAGCAGCGCCGGGTATCAGCCAGGTGGCCGAGGGAGGCAAGTGCCAGGTAGAAGGCTGCATGTTTCGCTTCAAGTCGCCGGCGACGCTGGAGTATCACGGACGCTGCCACAACGACGTACTGGGATCATCCCAGCCGATGGTCTGTCCGGAGTGCCGTTCGTCGGAGTTCAGCAACTGGAACTGCCTGCACACGCACCTGTGGCGCACACACCAGATCGACATGGAGCTCTACTGCTGCCAGCTGTGCAGCTTCAAGACGCCCATCTACTCGCGTCTGGTCAACACCCACGCCAAGATCCACTCCGAGGAGCGCAACTATAAGTGCGAGCAGTGCGGCAAGGGTTTCAAGAACACCAAGCAGCTGAAGAACCACAGACGGCTGCACCGTACCCAGGGACTTGGAATGGGTAAAGTTTCGCTTCAAGATCAGGCGACAGCCGATGCTgatgctcctcctcctcctactGCCATCCTGCATCGCTGCGGTGACTGTGGGGCGGCTTTCAAGCAGCGTAAGACCCTGCGCGAACACCTCTGCAAGGAGCGGAACGAACAGCCGCAGTGTTCCCTCTGCCAGCGGGTCTTCAGCTCCAAGAGCAGCCTCAAGCTGCACCTGCGCAGCCACCAGGCGAACAAGCGCTTCCAGTGCGACACCTGCGAGTACGAGGCGAGTGACCACAATGCCTTTCGACGCCATCTGGCTACGCATCGGGATCGCAAGCGATATGCGTGTCCTCATTGCGACTTTCGGGCGATACAGAGCACTGCCTTTCGG ATACACCTGCAGAAGCGCCATCCTGAGCAGGAGCTCTCGTCCATTATTTACAAGTGCGATCTGTGCAGCTTCTCCAGCATCAATCAGGGCCTGCTGCTGGTTCATCAGGCCAAGCACGAGCACGAGGCGTCATCACCCAACCAACAGCCGCCTACAGGGGTATTTCCTGTCTCACTACATGTGGCACCACCTGAGGCAGTTGCTCTTGCTGTGGCTGTTACCGAggcagttccagttccaggaACGGTCTCAACGCCATCACAAATCAAGGTGGAGACCAGTCTGCTGCTAGCTCATTCCAGTACAAATGTCGCCAAAACGCAGGCGGTTGGTCCTTTGGTAGATGTCCTACAATCCTCATAA
- the LOC108153190 gene encoding uncharacterized protein LOC108153190 isoform X2 — MNDAAFSGFYSGIGNQVSPMRRQRDQHQHQELSLSTPVHALEPDTNFTSFFDDDIVTCGSTSSYAVWLPIQLGNGNVPNGGINGANKAAAEVPFVQIHTTDLQQQAQPEKSYRNAFRRRTAEIKSEELIKSELAEAAAKERLNATPTPPTRNSSCASVEGKAMVQEAPILFRCPNCPFLSLCQVKSSQHVNNCFGTSAEQQRQCPGCPNIFYSSDALNVHLSLDHQLDDDEIVTLLGGTGTPPEATGNKQPLPKSRIFIKSVDCLREPLQDFLPLLQQNTDTPVTGNILDLLDEVGETPELASSTEQAAPPCQKPSQKISIKSVDVLREPALLTFNFQLPNGGQEMPLLADSNLVSVPVVGGEVEPEKPRQPKIYIRNVDILKEPMLLPSSLPAMGFNGGVATTIAMQNNGGAGGAASDVFQADTLLTPTGPLPGFEPSLAPLANMCSEPFPFDSVLSVSGGGGASALENTRFSALDLDFGVDFDHGIAPLLTEATPPPPPPPPVQSGLSELEQPVELQHYLPPAPSTTKQKIFIKNVDILKAPQRGTLHLRTVDELNFMTRNEVERLIVPNLEPMPKMEPLMDQQQQHTQPQSQPQPLDPLQLEPQNSQTLSEFQAPLSGSWPSEDSYDLAGDLECWPWIEEAVQEVIPLADPNETAAAAETQVEALPQSSDDFPQLYPSPPEAVQSGGEAVPPLVPVSASDGTAGAAAGSGPSSLPLPPLVPLAAEAGEKPGRIYVANNLLPAAVDPLPGGTSVRGRPYGTKLAAGSGGGKRKAAPGISQVAEGGKCQVEGCMFRFKSPATLEYHGRCHNDVLGSSQPMVCPECRSSEFSNWNCLHTHLWRTHQIDMELYCCQLCSFKTPIYSRLVNTHAKIHSEERNYKCEQCGKGFKNTKQLKNHRRLHRTQGLGMGKVSLQDQATADADAPPPPTAILHRCGDCGAAFKQRKTLREHLCKERNEQPQCSLCQRVFSSKSSLKLHLRSHQANKRFQCDTCEYEASDHNAFRRHLATHRDRKRYACPHCDFRAIQSTAFRIHLQKRHPEQELSSIIYKCDLCSFSSINQGLLLVHQAKHEHEASSPNQQPPTGVFPVSLHVAPPEAVALAVAVTEAVPVPGTVSTPSQIKVETSLLLAHSSTNVAKTQAVGPLVDVLQSS; from the exons ATGAACGATGCGGCTTTCTCGGGCTTCTACAGCGGCATTGGCAACCAGGTGAGCCCCATGCGCAGGCAGAGAGA tcagcaccagcaccaggagCTGTCCCTGTCTACGCCCGTGCACGCCCTGGAGCCGGACACCAACTTCACCAGCTTCTTTGACGATGACATCGTGACCTGCGGCTCCACATCCTCCTACGCTGTCTGGCTGCCCATACAGCTGGGTAATGGCAATGTTCCCAATGGAGGCATCAATGGAGCGAACAAGGCAGCCGCAGAGGTTCCCTTTGTCCAGATCCACACCACGGacctgcagcagcaggcgcaGCCGGAGAAGAGCTATCGCAATGCCTTTCGCCGCAGGACGGCGGAGATCAAGTCCGAGGAGTTGATCAAATCCGAGCTGGCCGAGGCCGCGGCCAAGGAGCGCCTGaatgccacgcccacgccACCCACACGCAACTCCAGCTGCGCCAGTGTCGAGGGAAAGGCCATGGTGCAGGAGGCGCCGATTCTCTTCAGGTGTCCCAACTGCCCGTTTCTCAGCCTCTGCCAGGTGAAGTCCAGCCAGCACGTGAACAATTGTTTTGGAACCAGCGCCGAGCAGCAGAGACAGTGTCCAG GCTGCCCGAACATCTTCTATAGCAGCGATGCCCTCAATGTGCATCTCAGCCTGGACCACCAACTGGATGACGATGAGATTGTGACCCTGCTAGGTGGCACAGGCACACCCCCTGAAGCGACCGGCAATAAGCAGCCTCTGCCCAAGAGCCGAATCTTCATCAAGAGCGTGGACTGCCTGAGGGAGCCCCTCCAGGATTTCCTACCCCTTCTGCAGCAGAATACCGATACTCCAGTCACTGGCAACATTCTCGATCTACTCGATGAAGTGGGAGAGACACCGGAACTGGCGTCCAGCACTGAACAAGCGGCGCCGCCCTGCCAGAAGCCCAGCCAGAAGATATCCATTAAGAGCGTGGACGTGCTGAGGGAGCCTGCGCTGCTGACCTTTAATTTTCAGCTGCCCAATGGCGGCCAGGAGATGCCTCTGCTGGCGGACAGCAATCTCGTGAGTGTGCCAGTGGTGGGGGGCGAGGTGGAACCGGAGAAGCCGCGTCAGCCCAAGATCTATATCAGAAACGTGGACATCCTCAAGGAGCCGATGTTGCTGCCCTCCTCCCTGCCCGCCATGGGCTTCAATGGAGGCGTGGCCACAACAATAGCGATGCAGAATAATGGTGGAGCAGGAGGAGCTGCCAGCGATGTCTTCCAGGCGGATACGTTACTCACGCCAACTGGTCCGCTGCCAGGATTCGAGCCCAGCCTGGCGCCACTGGCCAACATGTGCTCCGAACCATTTCCCTTTGATTCCGTGCTGAGTGTGAGCGGAGGTGGTGGTGCCTCCGCTCTGGAAAACACGCGCTTCAGTGCCTTGGACTTGGATTTTGGCGTAGATTTTGACCATGGCATAGCGCCACTGCTCACAGAGGCCACCcctccgccaccgccgccgccgccagtGCAGTCCGGACTTTCGGAACTGGAGCAGCCCGTTGAACTGCAGCACTACCTGCCGCCGGCTCCGAGCACCACGAAGCAGAAGATTTTCATTAAGAACGTGGACATCCTGAAGGCTCCCCAGCGGGGAACCCTCCACCTGCGCACCGTCGACGAGCTCAATTTTATGACCCGCAATGAGGTGGAGCGCCTGATAGTACCCAACCTGGAACCCATGCCAAAAATGGAGCCCCTAatggaccagcagcagcagcacacgCAGCCGCagtcgcagccgcagccgctggACCCTCTGCAGCTGGAGCCGCAGAACTCTCAGACGCTTAGCGAGTTCCAGGCTCCTCTGAGCGGCAGCTGGCCGAGCGAGGACAGCTACGACCTGGCCGGGGATCTGGAGTGCTGGCCCTGGATCGAGGAGGCAGTTCAAGAGGTCATACCCCTGGCTGATCCAAATGAGACTGCCGCTGCAGCCGAAACACAAGTGGAGGCCCTTCCACAGTCCTCGGATGATTTCCCCCAGTTGTATCCCTCACCGCCAGAAGCAGTACAGAGCGGAGGAGAAGCAGTGCCTCCCCTGGTGCCCGTCAGCGCCTCAGATGGCACTGCAGGCGCTGCCGCAGGCTCCGGCCCGAGCAGTCTGCCCCTTCCTCCCCTGGTTCCTCTGGCGGCGGAGGCGGGCGAGAAGCCGGGACGCATCTATGTGGCCAACAATCTGCTGCCCGCCGCCGTGGATCCGCTGCCGGGTGGAACTTCTGTGCGCGGGCGTCCCTATGGAACCAAGCTGGCTGCAGGAAGCGGCGGAGGAAAACGAAAAGCAGCGCCGGGTATCAGCCAGGTGGCCGAGGGAGGCAAGTGCCAGGTAGAAGGCTGCATGTTTCGCTTCAAGTCGCCGGCGACGCTGGAGTATCACGGACGCTGCCACAACGACGTACTGGGATCATCCCAGCCGATGGTCTGTCCGGAGTGCCGTTCGTCGGAGTTCAGCAACTGGAACTGCCTGCACACGCACCTGTGGCGCACACACCAGATCGACATGGAGCTCTACTGCTGCCAGCTGTGCAGCTTCAAGACGCCCATCTACTCGCGTCTGGTCAACACCCACGCCAAGATCCACTCCGAGGAGCGCAACTATAAGTGCGAGCAGTGCGGCAAGGGTTTCAAGAACACCAAGCAGCTGAAGAACCACAGACGGCTGCACCGTACCCAGGGACTTGGAATGGGTAAAGTTTCGCTTCAAGATCAGGCGACAGCCGATGCTgatgctcctcctcctcctactGCCATCCTGCATCGCTGCGGTGACTGTGGGGCGGCTTTCAAGCAGCGTAAGACCCTGCGCGAACACCTCTGCAAGGAGCGGAACGAACAGCCGCAGTGTTCCCTCTGCCAGCGGGTCTTCAGCTCCAAGAGCAGCCTCAAGCTGCACCTGCGCAGCCACCAGGCGAACAAGCGCTTCCAGTGCGACACCTGCGAGTACGAGGCGAGTGACCACAATGCCTTTCGACGCCATCTGGCTACGCATCGGGATCGCAAGCGATATGCGTGTCCTCATTGCGACTTTCGGGCGATACAGAGCACTGCCTTTCGG ATACACCTGCAGAAGCGCCATCCTGAGCAGGAGCTCTCGTCCATTATTTACAAGTGCGATCTGTGCAGCTTCTCCAGCATCAATCAGGGCCTGCTGCTGGTTCATCAGGCCAAGCACGAGCACGAGGCGTCATCACCCAACCAACAGCCGCCTACAGGGGTATTTCCTGTCTCACTACATGTGGCACCACCTGAGGCAGTTGCTCTTGCTGTGGCTGTTACCGAggcagttccagttccaggaACGGTCTCAACGCCATCACAAATCAAGGTGGAGACCAGTCTGCTGCTAGCTCATTCCAGTACAAATGTCGCCAAAACGCAGGCGGTTGGTCCTTTGGTAGATGTCCTACAATCCTCATAA
- the LOC108165447 gene encoding protein TonB-like, giving the protein MDARKRKFSLPSVTFTLTEKVKNNRNSVEQLRAKLAEDKSKEKETKDKANKEANIVQAKEKARKLEPDAKQIAEPEKTEMALDFSAGSKTKPETKQKSKPKTKPNTKPETKPETKPETKQETKPKTKPENKPQTKPKTNPETKPKSTLERKERPA; this is encoded by the exons ATGGACgcaagaaaaagaaaattttcTTTACCATCGGTAACCTTTACGCTGACCGAAAAAGTCAAGAATAACCGAAATTCAGTGGAGCAACTGAGGGCCAAGCTGGCGGAAGACAAGTCCAAGGAGAAGGAGACCAAGGACAAGGCAAACAAAGAAGCCAACATAGTCCAGGCCAAGGAAAAGGCAAGAAAACTAGAACCCGACGCAAAACAA ATTGCAGAGCCGGAGAAAACGGAAATGGCACTCGATTTTTCGGCCGGATCAAAAACCAAGCCAGAGACCAAACAAAAGAGCAAACCCAAGACCAAACCCAATACCAAGCCAGAGACCAAACCAGAGACCAAACCGGAGACCAAGCAAGAGACCAAACCAAAGACAAAACCAGAGAACAAACCCCAGACCAAACCCAAGACCAATCCAGAGACCAAGCCAAAGAGCACCCTCGAGCGCAAGGAAAGGCCGGCTTAA
- the LOC108153266 gene encoding protein trachealess-like: MDDGLGQCQMQMQQHQHQSQSQHSAYQEQHHPHHHHPAAVGGAGSGDRWDFVGALGKVARMFFSARKGNPG; the protein is encoded by the coding sequence ATGGACGACGGCTTGGGCCAGTgccagatgcagatgcagcagcaccagcaccagtcccagtcccagcacTCTGCCTACCAGGAGCAGCAtcatcctcatcatcatcatcctgcCGCTGTGGGTGGCGCTGGCAGTGGCGATCGCTGGGACTTTGTGGGGGCGTTGGGCAAGGTGGCGCGCATGTTCTTCAGCGCTCGCAAAGGGAATCCGGGATAG